In the genome of Schistocerca piceifrons isolate TAMUIC-IGC-003096 chromosome X, iqSchPice1.1, whole genome shotgun sequence, one region contains:
- the LOC124721793 gene encoding pancreatic triacylglycerol lipase-like isoform X4, with the protein MRWNASYLNPRQNVVLISHGYLENGQKPWLMNMTRALLDHSDMNVIVIGWGGGSKPPYSQAVANIRVVGAMAGHLVAHMVNNVGVDVKKCHVIGHSLGSHVASYIGHTLQTKFRMKLGRITGLDPAEPHFTKTDPIVRLDPSDADYVDVVHTDAAPFMSGGLGLKEPVGHVDFYPNGGIRQPGCTDGVFGHIGRQKGSLSKGLRSFVSCNHLRSYEYYMESINTKYPFMAIECKSWEDFLNGSCFSCGKHYDIKNGYNNGESYCTRFGYNSQPHMVTNSKNRILQRRSVKTYLITGSETPFCREHFRVLINVSTSPASVKHGSEIGHFWIVLKRGESVERIQVNTRAILFEPGTQHKFIVSTKCSESLEGVSIEWVYETSFLNPLTWRFVTPPRLFLQSAVVENLERSSRHTLCPPYGRAIYPKEVMEMRRNLECKQE; encoded by the exons ATGAGATGGAATGCTTCCTATTTAAACCCCAGGCAAAATGTAGTGCTTATCAGTCATGGATATTTGGAAAATGGACAGAAACCGTGGCTTATG AATATGACCAGGGCCCTTCTTGACCATTCTGATATGAATGTTATTGTTATTGGATGGGGTGGAGGCTCTAAACCACCGTACTCCCAAGCAGTTGCAAATATTAGAGTTGTGGGTGCAATGGCTGGCCATCTTGTTGCACATATGGTG AATAATGTTGGAGTTGATGTGAAAAAGTGCCATGTCATTGGGCACAGTTTAGGTTCTCATGTAGCGTCATACATTGGACATACTCTACAAACAAAATTTAGAATGAAGCTTGGTCGCATAACAG GACTGGATCCTGCAGAACCGCATTTTACAAAAACTGACCCCATTGTGCGCCTGGACCCATCTGATGCTGATTATGTAGATGTTGTACATACTGATGCAGCACCGTTCATGAGCGGCG GCCTTGGACTGAAAGAACCTGTTGGTCACGTGGACTTTTACCCAAATGGAGGCATTCGTCAGCCTGGCTGTACTGATGGAGTCTTTGGGCATATAGGAAGACAGAAAGGAAGTTTGTCCAAAG GTCTGCGCAGTTTTGTCAGCTGCAACCACCTTAGAAGCTATGAATATTATATGGaatcaataaatacaaaatatcctTTCATGGCTATAGAATGCAAGTCTTGGGAAGATTTTCTTAATGGCTCTTGCTTTTCTTGTGGAAAGCACTATGATATAAAAAATGGTTATAACAATGGAGAATCATACTGCACAAGATTTGGTTACAATTCACAACCGCATATGGTGACAAATTCAAAAAACAGAATTCTACAAAGGAGAAGTGTTAAAACATACCTAATTACAGGATCTGAAACACCATTTTGTC GTGAACATTTTAGAGTATTAATAAACGTTTCAACTTCACCTGCAAGTGTGAAACATGGGAGTGAAATTGGACACTTCTGGATTGTTCTAAAAAGAGGAGAATCTGTTGAAAGAATCCAAGTGAATACAAG GGCTATACTGTTTGAACCAGGTACACAACACAAGTTCATAGTATCAACAAAGTGTTCAGAATCTCTTGAAGGAGTTAGTATTGAATGGGTGTATGAAACGTCATTTTTAAACCCCCTTACATGGAGATTTGTCACACCCCCAAGATTATTCTTGCAGTCTGCTGTGGTTGAGAACCTGGAGCGGTCAAGCAG gCACACGTTATGTCCACCTTATGGTAGAGCAATATATCCCAAAGAAGTAATGGAAATGAGGAGGAATTTGGAATGTAAACAAGAGTGA
- the LOC124721793 gene encoding pancreatic triacylglycerol lipase-like isoform X3 has product MILMVILDSTRCYGIYGCFSTDSPWTSETRPISLPPESPEKINPYFCLYTRRNRQECQRLELMRWNASYLNPRQNVVLISHGYLENGQKPWLMNMTRALLDHSDMNVIVIGWGGGSKPPYSQAVANIRVVGAMAGHLVAHMVNNVGVDVKKCHVIGHSLGSHVASYIGHTLQTKFRMKLGRITGLDPAEPHFTKTDPIVRLDPSDADYVDVVHTDAAPFMSGGLGLKEPVGHVDFYPNGGIRQPGCTDGVFGHIGRQKGSLSKGLRSFVSCNHLRSYEYYMESINTKYPFMAIECKSWEDFLNGSCFSCGKHYDIKNGYNNGESYCTRFGYNSQPHMVTNSKNRILQRRSVKTYLITGSETPFCREHFRVLINVSTSPASVKHGSEIGHFWIVLKRGESVERIQVNTRAILFEPGTQHKFIVSTKCSESLEGVSIEWVYETSFLNPLTWRFVTPPRLFLQSAVVENLERSSRHTLCPPYGRAIYPKEVMEMRRNLECKQE; this is encoded by the exons ATGATTTTAATGGTGATACTAG ACTCCACACGTTGTTACGGCATATATGGTTGCTTCAGTACGGATAGCCCATGGACATCTGAGACCCGACCAATCAGCTTGCCTCCAGAATCTCCAGAGAAAATAAATCCCTATTTTTGTTTATACACACGAAGGAATCGACAAGAGTGCCAA CGTTTGGAACTAATGAGATGGAATGCTTCCTATTTAAACCCCAGGCAAAATGTAGTGCTTATCAGTCATGGATATTTGGAAAATGGACAGAAACCGTGGCTTATG AATATGACCAGGGCCCTTCTTGACCATTCTGATATGAATGTTATTGTTATTGGATGGGGTGGAGGCTCTAAACCACCGTACTCCCAAGCAGTTGCAAATATTAGAGTTGTGGGTGCAATGGCTGGCCATCTTGTTGCACATATGGTG AATAATGTTGGAGTTGATGTGAAAAAGTGCCATGTCATTGGGCACAGTTTAGGTTCTCATGTAGCGTCATACATTGGACATACTCTACAAACAAAATTTAGAATGAAGCTTGGTCGCATAACAG GACTGGATCCTGCAGAACCGCATTTTACAAAAACTGACCCCATTGTGCGCCTGGACCCATCTGATGCTGATTATGTAGATGTTGTACATACTGATGCAGCACCGTTCATGAGCGGCG GCCTTGGACTGAAAGAACCTGTTGGTCACGTGGACTTTTACCCAAATGGAGGCATTCGTCAGCCTGGCTGTACTGATGGAGTCTTTGGGCATATAGGAAGACAGAAAGGAAGTTTGTCCAAAG GTCTGCGCAGTTTTGTCAGCTGCAACCACCTTAGAAGCTATGAATATTATATGGaatcaataaatacaaaatatcctTTCATGGCTATAGAATGCAAGTCTTGGGAAGATTTTCTTAATGGCTCTTGCTTTTCTTGTGGAAAGCACTATGATATAAAAAATGGTTATAACAATGGAGAATCATACTGCACAAGATTTGGTTACAATTCACAACCGCATATGGTGACAAATTCAAAAAACAGAATTCTACAAAGGAGAAGTGTTAAAACATACCTAATTACAGGATCTGAAACACCATTTTGTC GTGAACATTTTAGAGTATTAATAAACGTTTCAACTTCACCTGCAAGTGTGAAACATGGGAGTGAAATTGGACACTTCTGGATTGTTCTAAAAAGAGGAGAATCTGTTGAAAGAATCCAAGTGAATACAAG GGCTATACTGTTTGAACCAGGTACACAACACAAGTTCATAGTATCAACAAAGTGTTCAGAATCTCTTGAAGGAGTTAGTATTGAATGGGTGTATGAAACGTCATTTTTAAACCCCCTTACATGGAGATTTGTCACACCCCCAAGATTATTCTTGCAGTCTGCTGTGGTTGAGAACCTGGAGCGGTCAAGCAG gCACACGTTATGTCCACCTTATGGTAGAGCAATATATCCCAAAGAAGTAATGGAAATGAGGAGGAATTTGGAATGTAAACAAGAGTGA
- the LOC124721793 gene encoding pancreatic triacylglycerol lipase-like isoform X2: protein MEMALVVFNLTAHNATVPPVSDEVDFDIDSIGDIEIGPNSTRCYGIYGCFSTDSPWTSETRPISLPPESPEKINPYFCLYTRRNRQECQRLELMRWNASYLNPRQNVVLISHGYLENGQKPWLMNMTRALLDHSDMNVIVIGWGGGSKPPYSQAVANIRVVGAMAGHLVAHMVNNVGVDVKKCHVIGHSLGSHVASYIGHTLQTKFRMKLGRITGLDPAEPHFTKTDPIVRLDPSDADYVDVVHTDAAPFMSGGLGLKEPVGHVDFYPNGGIRQPGCTDGVFGHIGRQKGSLSKGLRSFVSCNHLRSYEYYMESINTKYPFMAIECKSWEDFLNGSCFSCGKHYDIKNGYNNGESYCTRFGYNSQPHMVTNSKNRILQRRSVKTYLITGSETPFCREHFRVLINVSTSPASVKHGSEIGHFWIVLKRGESVERIQVNTRAILFEPGTQHKFIVSTKCSESLEGVSIEWVYETSFLNPLTWRFVTPPRLFLQSAVVENLERSSRHTLCPPYGRAIYPKEVMEMRRNLECKQE, encoded by the exons ATGGAGATGGCGCTGGTCGTCTTCAACCTCACGGCGCACAACGCTACCGTGCCGCCCGTGTCTGACGAGGTCGACTTTGACATCGACTCTATCGGTGACATCGAAATAGGACCAA ACTCCACACGTTGTTACGGCATATATGGTTGCTTCAGTACGGATAGCCCATGGACATCTGAGACCCGACCAATCAGCTTGCCTCCAGAATCTCCAGAGAAAATAAATCCCTATTTTTGTTTATACACACGAAGGAATCGACAAGAGTGCCAA CGTTTGGAACTAATGAGATGGAATGCTTCCTATTTAAACCCCAGGCAAAATGTAGTGCTTATCAGTCATGGATATTTGGAAAATGGACAGAAACCGTGGCTTATG AATATGACCAGGGCCCTTCTTGACCATTCTGATATGAATGTTATTGTTATTGGATGGGGTGGAGGCTCTAAACCACCGTACTCCCAAGCAGTTGCAAATATTAGAGTTGTGGGTGCAATGGCTGGCCATCTTGTTGCACATATGGTG AATAATGTTGGAGTTGATGTGAAAAAGTGCCATGTCATTGGGCACAGTTTAGGTTCTCATGTAGCGTCATACATTGGACATACTCTACAAACAAAATTTAGAATGAAGCTTGGTCGCATAACAG GACTGGATCCTGCAGAACCGCATTTTACAAAAACTGACCCCATTGTGCGCCTGGACCCATCTGATGCTGATTATGTAGATGTTGTACATACTGATGCAGCACCGTTCATGAGCGGCG GCCTTGGACTGAAAGAACCTGTTGGTCACGTGGACTTTTACCCAAATGGAGGCATTCGTCAGCCTGGCTGTACTGATGGAGTCTTTGGGCATATAGGAAGACAGAAAGGAAGTTTGTCCAAAG GTCTGCGCAGTTTTGTCAGCTGCAACCACCTTAGAAGCTATGAATATTATATGGaatcaataaatacaaaatatcctTTCATGGCTATAGAATGCAAGTCTTGGGAAGATTTTCTTAATGGCTCTTGCTTTTCTTGTGGAAAGCACTATGATATAAAAAATGGTTATAACAATGGAGAATCATACTGCACAAGATTTGGTTACAATTCACAACCGCATATGGTGACAAATTCAAAAAACAGAATTCTACAAAGGAGAAGTGTTAAAACATACCTAATTACAGGATCTGAAACACCATTTTGTC GTGAACATTTTAGAGTATTAATAAACGTTTCAACTTCACCTGCAAGTGTGAAACATGGGAGTGAAATTGGACACTTCTGGATTGTTCTAAAAAGAGGAGAATCTGTTGAAAGAATCCAAGTGAATACAAG GGCTATACTGTTTGAACCAGGTACACAACACAAGTTCATAGTATCAACAAAGTGTTCAGAATCTCTTGAAGGAGTTAGTATTGAATGGGTGTATGAAACGTCATTTTTAAACCCCCTTACATGGAGATTTGTCACACCCCCAAGATTATTCTTGCAGTCTGCTGTGGTTGAGAACCTGGAGCGGTCAAGCAG gCACACGTTATGTCCACCTTATGGTAGAGCAATATATCCCAAAGAAGTAATGGAAATGAGGAGGAATTTGGAATGTAAACAAGAGTGA
- the LOC124721793 gene encoding pancreatic triacylglycerol lipase-like isoform X1, giving the protein MMSLFPIVLSSRVVLQTAMLVMMNTRYLEPEPTAFTPAPPLSSTETIQGDSTRCYGIYGCFSTDSPWTSETRPISLPPESPEKINPYFCLYTRRNRQECQRLELMRWNASYLNPRQNVVLISHGYLENGQKPWLMNMTRALLDHSDMNVIVIGWGGGSKPPYSQAVANIRVVGAMAGHLVAHMVNNVGVDVKKCHVIGHSLGSHVASYIGHTLQTKFRMKLGRITGLDPAEPHFTKTDPIVRLDPSDADYVDVVHTDAAPFMSGGLGLKEPVGHVDFYPNGGIRQPGCTDGVFGHIGRQKGSLSKGLRSFVSCNHLRSYEYYMESINTKYPFMAIECKSWEDFLNGSCFSCGKHYDIKNGYNNGESYCTRFGYNSQPHMVTNSKNRILQRRSVKTYLITGSETPFCREHFRVLINVSTSPASVKHGSEIGHFWIVLKRGESVERIQVNTRAILFEPGTQHKFIVSTKCSESLEGVSIEWVYETSFLNPLTWRFVTPPRLFLQSAVVENLERSSRHTLCPPYGRAIYPKEVMEMRRNLECKQE; this is encoded by the exons ACTCCACACGTTGTTACGGCATATATGGTTGCTTCAGTACGGATAGCCCATGGACATCTGAGACCCGACCAATCAGCTTGCCTCCAGAATCTCCAGAGAAAATAAATCCCTATTTTTGTTTATACACACGAAGGAATCGACAAGAGTGCCAA CGTTTGGAACTAATGAGATGGAATGCTTCCTATTTAAACCCCAGGCAAAATGTAGTGCTTATCAGTCATGGATATTTGGAAAATGGACAGAAACCGTGGCTTATG AATATGACCAGGGCCCTTCTTGACCATTCTGATATGAATGTTATTGTTATTGGATGGGGTGGAGGCTCTAAACCACCGTACTCCCAAGCAGTTGCAAATATTAGAGTTGTGGGTGCAATGGCTGGCCATCTTGTTGCACATATGGTG AATAATGTTGGAGTTGATGTGAAAAAGTGCCATGTCATTGGGCACAGTTTAGGTTCTCATGTAGCGTCATACATTGGACATACTCTACAAACAAAATTTAGAATGAAGCTTGGTCGCATAACAG GACTGGATCCTGCAGAACCGCATTTTACAAAAACTGACCCCATTGTGCGCCTGGACCCATCTGATGCTGATTATGTAGATGTTGTACATACTGATGCAGCACCGTTCATGAGCGGCG GCCTTGGACTGAAAGAACCTGTTGGTCACGTGGACTTTTACCCAAATGGAGGCATTCGTCAGCCTGGCTGTACTGATGGAGTCTTTGGGCATATAGGAAGACAGAAAGGAAGTTTGTCCAAAG GTCTGCGCAGTTTTGTCAGCTGCAACCACCTTAGAAGCTATGAATATTATATGGaatcaataaatacaaaatatcctTTCATGGCTATAGAATGCAAGTCTTGGGAAGATTTTCTTAATGGCTCTTGCTTTTCTTGTGGAAAGCACTATGATATAAAAAATGGTTATAACAATGGAGAATCATACTGCACAAGATTTGGTTACAATTCACAACCGCATATGGTGACAAATTCAAAAAACAGAATTCTACAAAGGAGAAGTGTTAAAACATACCTAATTACAGGATCTGAAACACCATTTTGTC GTGAACATTTTAGAGTATTAATAAACGTTTCAACTTCACCTGCAAGTGTGAAACATGGGAGTGAAATTGGACACTTCTGGATTGTTCTAAAAAGAGGAGAATCTGTTGAAAGAATCCAAGTGAATACAAG GGCTATACTGTTTGAACCAGGTACACAACACAAGTTCATAGTATCAACAAAGTGTTCAGAATCTCTTGAAGGAGTTAGTATTGAATGGGTGTATGAAACGTCATTTTTAAACCCCCTTACATGGAGATTTGTCACACCCCCAAGATTATTCTTGCAGTCTGCTGTGGTTGAGAACCTGGAGCGGTCAAGCAG gCACACGTTATGTCCACCTTATGGTAGAGCAATATATCCCAAAGAAGTAATGGAAATGAGGAGGAATTTGGAATGTAAACAAGAGTGA